A section of the Serratia liquefaciens ATCC 27592 genome encodes:
- the iclR gene encoding glyoxylate bypass operon transcriptional repressor IclR — MVTPVPAKRGKKPRAASPSASAATGQVQSLTRGLKLLEYIAEAQGNVALTDLAQQAGLPNSTTHRLLSTMQQQGFVRQVGDLGLWTIGSHAFVVGSSFLQSRNLLAMVHPTLRRLMEESGETVNLAVLDTSEYQAIIIDQVQCTALMRMSAPIGGKLPMHASGAGKAFLSTLPDDQVTKLLHKKGMQTYTQHTLTPHNLKEGLAQIRKQGFSFDDEEHALGLRCVAACIFDEHREAFAAISISGPVSRITDNRVIELGALVIHAAKEISLEYGGVR; from the coding sequence ATGGTCACCCCCGTTCCCGCCAAACGTGGCAAGAAGCCCCGCGCTGCATCTCCAAGCGCCAGTGCGGCAACCGGTCAGGTACAGTCGCTGACCCGTGGCCTGAAATTATTGGAATACATTGCCGAAGCCCAGGGCAACGTGGCGCTGACCGACCTGGCCCAGCAGGCGGGGTTACCGAACTCCACCACTCACCGTCTGCTTTCCACCATGCAACAGCAAGGGTTCGTGCGTCAGGTCGGCGATCTGGGTCTGTGGACTATAGGTTCACACGCCTTTGTGGTGGGCAGCAGTTTTCTGCAAAGCCGTAATCTGCTGGCGATGGTGCACCCCACGCTGCGTCGCCTGATGGAAGAGTCTGGCGAAACGGTTAACCTGGCGGTGCTGGATACCAGCGAGTACCAGGCGATTATTATCGACCAGGTGCAATGCACCGCGCTGATGCGCATGTCTGCGCCCATCGGCGGCAAACTGCCGATGCACGCCTCCGGTGCCGGCAAAGCCTTTCTGTCCACCCTGCCGGACGATCAGGTCACCAAATTGCTGCATAAAAAGGGCATGCAAACCTATACCCAGCATACGCTGACGCCGCACAACCTGAAGGAAGGGCTGGCGCAGATCCGCAAGCAGGGTTTCTCGTTTGACGATGAAGAGCATGCGCTGGGTCTGCGCTGCGTGGCGGCCTGCATTTTTGACGAGCACCGCGAAGCCTTCGCTGCCATTTCGATTTCCGGCCCCGTATCGCGCATCACCGACAACCGCGTGATTGAGCTGGGCGCCTTGGTGATCCATGCCGCAAAAGAGATCAGCCTGGAATACGGTGGCGTACGTTAA
- the yhfZ gene encoding GntR family transcriptional regulator YhfZ: MRDKFIKKEGIALIQLARYLLDEKPMNRLRTIDELSESFGLSVGIVQNALKSLESSGCIQLERRGRNGTQLKQLNYQALLTQADIGNIVCAMPLPYTKLYEGLASGLKIQFGQIPLYYAHMRGASVRIECLLDGIYDMAVVSHLAARQVLQEGKARIALELGAGSYVSGHQMVYRRGEENSIRRVGLDPRSPDQRQLSELYFQGQEIEYVDTPYHDCLNQIEKGNIDSAIWNLVQNFASDTLDAIPLQGHPSYIQASEAVLLIRSDDALIQRLVARQVDKKQLLQHQKNVVSGKEEPFY; the protein is encoded by the coding sequence ATGAGAGATAAATTCATTAAGAAAGAAGGTATTGCGCTTATCCAACTCGCCAGATATTTGCTGGATGAGAAGCCGATGAACCGGTTACGCACTATCGATGAACTCTCTGAAAGTTTTGGCCTTTCCGTCGGCATTGTGCAAAACGCACTTAAATCGCTGGAAAGCAGTGGCTGCATTCAGTTGGAACGGCGCGGCCGCAACGGGACGCAATTAAAACAGTTAAACTATCAGGCGCTCCTTACCCAGGCCGATATTGGCAATATTGTTTGTGCGATGCCACTGCCCTACACCAAACTTTATGAGGGCTTAGCCAGCGGTCTGAAAATACAGTTTGGGCAAATACCGCTTTACTACGCGCATATGCGCGGAGCCAGCGTACGTATCGAATGCCTGCTGGATGGTATCTACGATATGGCCGTCGTATCCCATCTGGCCGCCAGACAGGTCTTACAGGAGGGCAAAGCCCGTATTGCGCTGGAGTTAGGCGCGGGATCCTATGTTTCAGGCCACCAGATGGTTTACCGCCGTGGCGAAGAAAACAGCATCCGTCGTGTGGGCCTGGATCCTCGCTCGCCAGATCAACGTCAATTATCCGAACTCTATTTCCAGGGGCAAGAGATCGAATATGTCGATACGCCTTATCACGACTGTTTAAACCAAATAGAAAAAGGCAATATTGATTCAGCTATCTGGAACCTGGTGCAGAACTTTGCCAGTGACACCCTGGACGCGATCCCCTTGCAAGGTCACCCTTCCTATATTCAAGCCTCTGAAGCCGTGCTGCTTATTCGCAGCGATGACGCTCTCATTCAGCGCCTTGTGGCACGTCAGGTTGACAAGAAGCAACTGCTGCAACACCAGAAAAATGTCGTTTCGGGAAAGGAAGAACCTTTTTACTGA
- a CDS encoding YhfX family PLP-dependent enzyme, translated as MFITALQRQNPALIGTAVSLWQQRILRPDSYVIDVDTVEENARHILQIAQQHHLTPYVMSKQFGRNPWLCQRIINQGFPGAAAVDFKEAQQLMQHRVPLCHAGHLVQIPDGEIAAILKQRPEAITVFSVEKARSVAEQAKKIGITQSLLLKVYQEGDLLYPGQEGGFLLDDVVAAARQIAQLGHVQVVGVTHFPCLLSHKAGDIPQTTPNFATLIEAVARLRQAGFQICQINAPSANSCSSLPMLAQLGVTHIEPGHAFTGTFPANVFGTEPERLAMLYLTEISHHYKELSFCYGGGHYRRSHVQHALVFTPDGQMSQTEVVPPEDHSIDYYLGLRGTFPIGSVVIMCFRTQIFVTRSDVAMVCGISRGAPQLAGVFDSQGNRLSHSGDAR; from the coding sequence ATGTTTATTACTGCATTACAACGTCAGAATCCTGCGCTGATCGGCACTGCCGTATCACTGTGGCAACAGAGAATCCTTCGCCCGGATAGCTACGTGATCGATGTTGATACCGTAGAGGAAAACGCCCGACACATATTGCAAATCGCTCAGCAGCATCACCTGACGCCTTATGTCATGAGCAAACAATTTGGCCGTAACCCTTGGTTATGCCAACGCATTATCAATCAGGGTTTTCCGGGCGCCGCCGCTGTCGATTTCAAAGAAGCGCAGCAGCTAATGCAGCATCGCGTTCCCTTGTGCCACGCAGGGCATCTTGTCCAGATCCCTGACGGTGAGATCGCCGCCATTCTGAAGCAGCGGCCAGAAGCGATCACCGTCTTTTCGGTTGAAAAAGCCCGCAGCGTCGCTGAACAGGCAAAAAAAATAGGCATCACGCAATCTTTATTGCTGAAAGTCTATCAGGAAGGCGACCTCCTCTACCCTGGGCAAGAGGGCGGCTTTCTGCTTGATGATGTCGTGGCCGCCGCCAGACAAATAGCACAGCTGGGGCATGTACAGGTGGTCGGCGTCACCCATTTCCCTTGCCTGCTTAGCCACAAGGCCGGCGATATCCCACAGACAACCCCCAACTTTGCCACCCTGATTGAAGCTGTGGCTCGCCTGCGTCAGGCCGGCTTCCAGATATGCCAAATCAATGCCCCCTCCGCCAATAGCTGCTCGTCGTTGCCGATGCTCGCACAGCTTGGCGTGACCCACATTGAGCCGGGGCACGCATTCACAGGAACCTTCCCGGCGAACGTTTTTGGTACTGAGCCAGAACGCCTGGCAATGCTATATCTGACTGAAATATCTCATCATTATAAAGAGCTCAGTTTTTGTTATGGCGGCGGGCACTATCGCCGCAGCCACGTCCAACACGCGCTGGTGTTCACCCCTGATGGTCAGATGAGCCAAACCGAAGTGGTGCCGCCGGAGGACCACAGTATTGATTATTACCTGGGGCTACGCGGGACCTTCCCTATTGGTAGCGTAGTCATCATGTGTTTTCGCACACAAATTTTCGTTACCCGCAGCGACGTCGCCATGGTGTGCGGTATTTCGCGGGGTGCCCCGCAGCTTGCCGGGGTATTCGACAGCCAAGGTAACAGACTCAGCCATTCAGGAGATGCCCGGTGA
- a CDS encoding phosphopentomutase: MKKFVVIVLDGFGIGAMDDVAHQRPLDIGANTCGHILQKYGLLRLPTLEKLGLINALGYQPDNVMHPNPAANYGNANLQHQGADSFMGHQEIMGTRPDIPLLMPFSQVREQVASALNKAGYQVERVAVEDGLCYLRINGCVAIGDNLETDPGQVYNVTANLDAIDFATVRTIGDIVRSQVHVGRVIVFGGNIGSNAALHNAAETRAKRYVGINAPKSGVYGHGFTVVHLGYGVDASQQTAASLHSSGVPTVLIGKVADIVINPHGTNYQGISDSEEIMQLTLQAVELPGQAFICTNIQETDLAGHAENSDRYAERLQVVDGYLAQLLARLGQDDALVVMADHGNDPTIGHSRHTREKVPLLFWRPGVQGVYLGERSTLADVGATVCDAFGAPAPQNGHSFFPQMNKGQP; this comes from the coding sequence GTGAAAAAATTTGTGGTTATTGTTTTAGATGGCTTCGGTATCGGCGCCATGGACGATGTCGCCCACCAGCGCCCTCTTGATATTGGGGCCAATACCTGCGGCCACATCTTGCAAAAATACGGCCTGCTACGGCTGCCGACATTAGAGAAGCTGGGCCTGATTAACGCTTTGGGATATCAGCCAGACAATGTCATGCACCCCAATCCGGCGGCAAACTACGGCAACGCAAATTTGCAGCATCAGGGGGCCGACTCCTTTATGGGGCATCAGGAAATCATGGGCACTCGCCCTGACATCCCGTTATTGATGCCCTTTTCTCAGGTCAGGGAACAGGTGGCTTCGGCGCTCAATAAGGCCGGGTACCAGGTTGAACGTGTCGCGGTCGAGGATGGTTTATGCTACCTGCGAATTAACGGATGCGTCGCCATCGGCGATAACCTCGAGACCGATCCCGGCCAGGTTTATAATGTGACTGCCAATTTGGATGCCATTGATTTCGCCACCGTTCGCACCATTGGTGACATCGTTCGCAGCCAGGTTCACGTCGGCCGGGTGATTGTCTTTGGCGGCAACATTGGCAGTAATGCCGCTTTGCACAATGCCGCCGAAACCCGCGCAAAGCGCTATGTCGGGATCAATGCCCCCAAGTCAGGCGTCTATGGCCATGGCTTTACCGTTGTCCATCTCGGTTATGGCGTCGATGCAAGCCAGCAAACCGCCGCCAGTTTGCACTCATCAGGCGTGCCCACGGTGTTAATCGGCAAAGTCGCAGATATCGTCATCAATCCTCACGGAACAAATTATCAGGGCATTTCAGATTCGGAAGAGATCATGCAATTGACCTTGCAGGCGGTCGAACTGCCGGGACAGGCCTTTATCTGCACCAATATCCAGGAAACAGATCTGGCCGGCCATGCCGAAAACAGCGATCGCTACGCTGAGCGATTACAAGTCGTTGACGGTTACCTGGCGCAATTACTGGCTCGACTCGGTCAAGACGACGCCCTGGTGGTGATGGCCGACCATGGAAATGACCCGACGATTGGTCACTCGCGCCATACCCGAGAAAAAGTGCCATTACTCTTCTGGCGCCCCGGCGTTCAAGGCGTCTATTTGGGCGAACGCTCAACCCTGGCTGATGTCGGGGCTACGGTCTGCGACGCATTTGGCGCTCCGGCACCTCAAAACGGCCATTCGTTCTTCCCGCAAATGAATAAGGGACAACCATGA
- a CDS encoding phosphotriesterase-related protein produces MNPSSQFDRRGYTYAHEHLHIDLSPFKQNIDCRLDCYALLVDEMKTLVNKGVLNLVEVTNRYMGRNPQFMLDLMQETGINILASTGYYQQDFYPPHVAQRSAQQLAQEMIDEIEHGIDGTTLRASVIAEIGSSEGTITPTEEKVFHAAALAHLATGKPISTHTSFSTMGLEQLQLLMRHGVSAERIVIGHCDLRDQLDTLLRITETGAFIQFDTIGKNDYYPDEKRVVTLLALSQRGLLSQVMLSMDITRRSHLAANGGLGFSYLIDGFVPMLLQAGISQQDIDHMLCTNPNTFFRGQE; encoded by the coding sequence ATGAATCCTTCATCGCAATTTGATCGACGTGGCTATACCTATGCGCACGAACATCTGCATATTGATCTGTCGCCGTTCAAACAGAATATTGATTGCCGATTGGATTGTTACGCACTCCTCGTGGATGAAATGAAAACGCTGGTCAATAAAGGCGTATTGAACCTGGTTGAGGTCACGAACCGCTATATGGGGCGTAATCCTCAATTTATGCTGGATTTGATGCAAGAAACCGGCATAAACATCCTGGCATCAACCGGTTACTACCAACAGGATTTCTATCCGCCACATGTCGCTCAGCGCAGCGCGCAGCAGTTGGCGCAAGAAATGATCGACGAGATTGAGCACGGCATTGACGGCACAACGCTTCGCGCCAGCGTAATTGCAGAAATTGGCAGCAGCGAAGGCACCATTACCCCAACGGAAGAGAAAGTATTCCATGCTGCTGCCCTGGCACATTTAGCCACCGGAAAACCCATCTCTACGCATACCAGTTTCAGCACCATGGGATTGGAGCAGTTGCAGCTATTAATGCGCCATGGTGTATCCGCCGAACGTATTGTTATTGGCCACTGCGATTTACGCGATCAGTTGGACACCTTGCTGAGGATTACTGAAACCGGCGCTTTTATTCAATTCGACACTATCGGCAAAAACGATTACTACCCGGACGAAAAGCGCGTGGTGACATTGCTGGCACTTTCTCAACGCGGACTATTGAGCCAGGTAATGCTTTCCATGGATATCACCCGACGTTCCCACCTGGCCGCAAATGGCGGTCTGGGATTCAGTTATCTCATTGATGGATTCGTCCCCATGCTGCTGCAAGCTGGGATATCACAACAAGATATTGACCATATGCTGTGCACCAATCCAAACACTTTCTTCAGAGGACAAGAATAA
- a CDS encoding DUF2620 domain-containing protein, with translation MKKIGIAGLQREQIKQAIESAAPGKFECFIQNDMEAASKVKSGELDYFIGACNTGAGAALSIAIAIIGYNRCCTIAKPGIQAKEEQIIKWVNEGKVAFGLSVEHVEHAIPMLMGHLN, from the coding sequence ATGAAAAAGATCGGTATTGCAGGTTTACAACGCGAGCAAATTAAACAAGCTATCGAATCAGCCGCCCCCGGTAAATTTGAGTGCTTTATTCAAAATGACATGGAAGCGGCCAGTAAAGTCAAAAGTGGCGAACTGGATTACTTTATTGGCGCCTGTAATACCGGCGCCGGTGCAGCGTTATCCATCGCTATTGCGATTATCGGTTATAACCGCTGCTGCACCATTGCCAAACCGGGAATACAGGCAAAAGAAGAACAAATAATAAAATGGGTCAACGAAGGCAAAGTGGCCTTTGGCCTTTCGGTGGAACATGTTGAACATGCCATCCCGATGCTGATGGGTCATTTGAATTAA
- a CDS encoding YhfT family protein, protein MEQYLHIVIVALLTGMTSLLSHRSVAVFHDGIRPILPQLVEGNMNRREAGSIAFGLSIGFVASVGISFTLSTGLLNSWLLFLPTDIIGVLAFNSYLAFALGMAWGVLVLTSLVPINTLLTALPVDILGSLGELSSPVISAFALFPLVAIFYQFGWRHSLLAAVAVLMSRVIVVRFYPSLFPESIEIFVGMVMLLGIAIFRDISQRKHHEVNHGTSVFEERTSRIIKNLPLLAITGALISTVASLKLFGGSEVSIYTLAKAWAPGVSPEESAALVNQAALAEFMRGLGFIPLIATTALATGVYAVAGFTFVFTVGYLAPSPWLAAILGALTITLEVLLLRTIGRWLSNYPSVRNASDSIRNAMNMLMEFALLIGAIFASIKMAGYTGFSITAALYFLNEALGRPILKIAAPVVATIICGILLNILYFLGLFVVN, encoded by the coding sequence ATGGAGCAGTATTTGCATATTGTTATTGTCGCTTTGCTAACGGGAATGACCTCGCTGCTTTCTCATCGTTCCGTTGCCGTATTTCACGACGGTATTCGTCCGATTCTGCCGCAACTGGTCGAAGGGAATATGAATCGCCGTGAAGCCGGCAGCATTGCATTTGGTTTGAGCATCGGCTTCGTCGCATCCGTCGGGATCTCCTTTACCCTCTCAACCGGGCTGTTGAACAGTTGGTTGCTGTTTTTACCCACCGACATCATCGGCGTACTGGCCTTTAACAGCTACCTGGCTTTCGCTTTAGGCATGGCCTGGGGAGTATTGGTGCTGACCAGTTTGGTGCCGATCAATACCCTGCTGACCGCGCTTCCCGTGGATATCCTCGGTTCACTGGGCGAGCTTTCCAGCCCGGTGATTTCGGCCTTCGCGCTGTTCCCACTGGTGGCTATTTTCTATCAATTCGGCTGGCGCCATAGCCTGCTGGCCGCCGTCGCCGTACTGATGTCGCGCGTCATTGTCGTGCGCTTTTATCCTTCACTCTTTCCAGAGTCGATTGAGATATTCGTCGGTATGGTGATGCTGCTGGGGATTGCGATATTTCGTGATATCTCACAGCGCAAGCATCATGAAGTAAACCATGGCACCTCTGTTTTCGAGGAGAGAACCTCTCGCATTATCAAGAATCTGCCGCTGCTCGCCATTACCGGTGCGCTAATCTCGACGGTTGCCAGCCTTAAGCTGTTTGGAGGGTCTGAGGTTTCGATCTATACGCTGGCAAAAGCCTGGGCCCCCGGCGTATCTCCGGAAGAATCCGCTGCGTTGGTCAATCAAGCTGCGCTGGCTGAGTTTATGCGTGGTTTGGGCTTTATTCCGCTCATCGCCACCACCGCGCTAGCCACTGGGGTGTACGCCGTCGCCGGTTTTACCTTCGTCTTTACCGTCGGTTATCTGGCCCCCTCGCCCTGGTTAGCGGCCATTTTAGGTGCCCTGACCATCACGTTGGAAGTGCTGTTGTTGCGGACTATCGGCCGTTGGTTAAGCAACTATCCCTCGGTTCGTAATGCCTCAGACAGTATCCGCAATGCGATGAACATGCTGATGGAATTTGCTTTGCTGATCGGCGCTATTTTCGCCTCTATCAAGATGGCGGGCTATACCGGCTTTAGCATCACCGCTGCCCTGTACTTCCTTAATGAAGCGCTGGGGCGTCCTATATTGAAAATTGCCGCCCCGGTAGTGGCGACCATAATATGCGGTATTTTACTGAACATTTTGTATTTTTTAGGGTTGTTCGTCGTTAATTAA
- a CDS encoding acid phosphatase, whose product MKIENNQNTTRSKCFAVLALLLGSTAFLSAAHANNDTAPNNDPAETWRTDYSDIGYPNVGFSPYIKGWINGYLTPADYPDGAKILPPPPKEHSAAAKSDIETFHELRQLRDTPRGQLAIEDAKLSFNHIGSAFSPALGITISRKNTPHLHLLLSRVFTDAGYASNDTKKAFSRIRPYSALRIDSCTPKEHSALSNDGGSYPSGHAVTGMMWAMTLTAMEPQLATPLMKKGYEFGRSRLICGVHWESDVNAGRFLAAGAFARLQASPEYQKQFREAKLEVDRLLAQKQGSK is encoded by the coding sequence ATGAAAATAGAGAATAATCAAAACACAACCCGCTCAAAGTGCTTTGCAGTATTAGCATTACTGTTGGGTTCTACGGCATTTTTATCGGCGGCCCACGCAAACAACGATACCGCACCCAATAACGATCCTGCTGAAACCTGGCGCACCGATTATAGCGATATCGGTTACCCGAACGTGGGTTTTTCCCCTTATATCAAAGGTTGGATTAATGGTTATCTGACACCGGCAGATTATCCTGACGGCGCAAAAATTCTGCCGCCGCCGCCAAAAGAGCATTCCGCAGCAGCAAAAAGCGATATTGAAACGTTCCATGAATTACGACAGCTGCGCGATACGCCACGCGGCCAGTTGGCGATCGAAGATGCCAAGCTCTCCTTCAACCATATTGGCAGCGCATTTTCACCGGCGCTGGGCATCACTATTTCACGTAAAAATACGCCTCATTTGCACCTGCTCCTCAGCCGTGTTTTTACCGATGCAGGTTACGCCTCCAATGACACCAAAAAAGCGTTTAGTCGGATTCGGCCCTACTCGGCATTACGTATCGACAGTTGCACGCCCAAGGAACATAGCGCGTTAAGTAACGACGGCGGCTCTTATCCCTCCGGTCATGCCGTCACCGGGATGATGTGGGCCATGACGTTAACCGCTATGGAGCCACAGCTGGCAACCCCGTTAATGAAAAAAGGCTATGAGTTTGGTCGTAGTCGCCTGATCTGCGGCGTACATTGGGAAAGTGATGTCAACGCGGGTCGTTTCCTTGCTGCCGGCGCTTTCGCTCGCCTCCAGGCCAGCCCCGAATATCAAAAACAATTCCGCGAAGCCAAGCTGGAAGTCGATCGTCTGTTAGCGCAAAAACAAGGCAGTAAATAA
- the gntK gene encoding gluconokinase: protein MTNNQNRIYVIMGVSGSGKSAVAAAAARQLSAGFLDGDFLHPRSNILKMAAGEPLNDDDRAPWLAALNDAAFAMQRTNTVSVIVCSALKKHYRDRLRAGNGNLSFIYLHGDFPVIEARLAARNGHFFKPQMLVTQFAALEQPGADESDVMSVDINQPLEAVIADTVRHIQSFLPQDVCA from the coding sequence ATGACCAATAATCAAAACCGTATTTACGTCATTATGGGCGTTTCCGGCAGCGGCAAGTCCGCCGTGGCCGCCGCAGCGGCCCGCCAACTGTCTGCCGGGTTCCTTGACGGTGACTTTCTGCACCCGCGCAGCAATATCCTGAAAATGGCCGCCGGTGAACCGCTGAACGATGACGATCGCGCCCCATGGCTGGCCGCCCTCAACGATGCTGCCTTTGCGATGCAACGCACCAATACTGTTTCGGTCATTGTCTGTTCGGCGCTAAAAAAGCACTACCGCGATCGCCTGCGCGCCGGTAACGGCAACCTGTCGTTCATCTATCTGCACGGCGATTTTCCGGTGATCGAAGCCCGCCTGGCTGCGCGTAACGGACACTTCTTCAAGCCACAGATGCTGGTAACGCAGTTTGCGGCGCTGGAGCAACCGGGCGCGGACGAAAGTGACGTTATGTCCGTAGATATCAACCAGCCGCTGGAAGCCGTCATCGCCGATACCGTGCGACATATCCAGAGTTTCCTGCCACAGGACGTGTGCGCGTGA
- the gntU gene encoding gluconate transporter — MNTVTLVGTAVGSVLLLLFLVMKARMHAFVALMLVSIAAGIFSGMPLDRIADTMQKGMGDTLGFLAIVVALGAMFGKILHEVGALDQIAAHLLKRFGQSKAHYALGIAGLICALPLFFDVAVVLLIGIVFAVARRTDGNIVKLAIPLFAGVAAAASFLLPGPVPMLLAAQMKADFGWMIAIGLVAAVLGMLIAGPLYGSFISRFVNWPMPADENEPTLNKGNLPSFGFSLALVLCPLVLVGMKTIGARLVTPGSQLQQWLEFIGHPFTAILIACLIVIYGLAKPRGMTNEQTLAICSAAVQPAGIILLMTGAGGVFKQILVDSGVGPALGDAMIGTGLPIAVAAFALSAMVRVIQGSATVACLTTVGLVLPVTSQLGLGGGQLAALAICIAGGSIVLSHVNDAGFWLFGKFTGANELQTLKTWTVMETILGSVGGIIGMIAFTLF; from the coding sequence GTGAATACTGTAACGCTGGTCGGTACCGCAGTCGGCTCGGTTCTATTACTGCTGTTTCTGGTGATGAAGGCACGCATGCATGCCTTCGTCGCGTTAATGTTGGTGTCTATCGCTGCCGGTATTTTTTCCGGCATGCCGTTGGACCGCATCGCCGATACCATGCAAAAAGGCATGGGCGATACGCTGGGTTTTCTGGCGATCGTCGTGGCGCTGGGCGCCATGTTCGGCAAGATACTGCATGAGGTCGGCGCACTCGATCAAATTGCGGCACATTTGCTGAAACGTTTCGGCCAAAGTAAAGCCCATTACGCGCTCGGTATCGCCGGGTTGATCTGCGCCTTGCCGCTGTTCTTTGACGTGGCGGTGGTACTGCTGATCGGCATCGTGTTTGCCGTCGCACGTCGCACCGACGGCAATATCGTCAAGCTGGCCATTCCCTTGTTCGCCGGCGTCGCTGCCGCAGCATCCTTCCTGCTGCCGGGGCCGGTCCCAATGCTGCTGGCGGCGCAAATGAAAGCCGACTTCGGCTGGATGATCGCCATCGGCCTGGTCGCCGCCGTCCTCGGCATGCTGATTGCAGGCCCATTGTACGGCAGCTTTATTAGCCGCTTCGTTAACTGGCCAATGCCGGCAGACGAAAACGAACCGACACTCAACAAAGGCAACCTGCCGTCATTTGGCTTTAGCCTGGCGCTGGTACTCTGCCCACTGGTGCTGGTCGGCATGAAAACCATTGGTGCACGTCTGGTCACGCCAGGTTCTCAGTTGCAGCAGTGGCTGGAGTTTATTGGCCATCCGTTCACCGCCATTTTAATCGCCTGCCTGATCGTGATTTATGGGCTGGCAAAACCGCGCGGCATGACCAACGAACAAACGCTGGCCATCTGTTCGGCTGCAGTGCAGCCCGCCGGGATCATCCTGCTGATGACCGGTGCAGGCGGCGTATTCAAACAAATCCTGGTGGATTCCGGCGTAGGTCCGGCACTGGGTGACGCCATGATTGGCACCGGTTTGCCGATCGCCGTAGCCGCCTTTGCATTATCCGCTATGGTACGCGTGATCCAAGGCTCCGCCACCGTTGCCTGCCTGACCACCGTTGGCCTGGTCCTGCCGGTGACCAGCCAGTTGGGGCTCGGCGGTGGGCAGCTGGCCGCGCTGGCTATCTGTATTGCCGGGGGGTCTATCGTGCTCAGCCACGTCAACGATGCCGGTTTCTGGCTGTTCGGCAAATTTACCGGCGCCAATGAGCTGCAAACGCTAAAAACCTGGACGGTGATGGAAACCATCCTTGGCAGCGTGGGTGGCATCATCGGCATGATCGCTTTCACCCTGTTTTAA